The Haloplanus salinarum genome includes a region encoding these proteins:
- a CDS encoding bacteriorhodopsin, giving the protein MSNVALQMGQITSRPEWIWLALGTALMGLGTLYFMMRGMGVEDPGAKKFYAITTLIPAIAFTMYLSMLLGYGLTMVPFGGEEHPIYWARYADWLFTTPLLLLDLALLVDADQGTILALVGADGIMIGTGLIGALTQVYQYRFIWWAISTAAMLYILYVLFFGFTAKANEMREDVASTFMILRNLTIILWSAYPVVWLVGSEGVGVVPLSVETLLFMILDVSAKVGFGLLLLRSRAIFGDVEAPEPSAGEGTAATGD; this is encoded by the coding sequence ATGTCGAACGTGGCACTACAGATGGGACAGATCACGTCCCGGCCGGAGTGGATCTGGCTCGCGCTCGGGACCGCACTGATGGGCCTCGGTACCCTGTACTTCATGATGCGGGGGATGGGCGTGGAAGATCCAGGTGCCAAGAAGTTCTACGCGATCACGACGCTGATCCCCGCCATCGCGTTCACGATGTACCTCTCGATGCTGCTGGGGTACGGACTCACGATGGTGCCGTTCGGCGGTGAGGAACACCCGATCTACTGGGCGCGGTACGCCGACTGGCTGTTCACTACGCCGTTGCTGTTGCTCGACCTCGCCCTGCTAGTCGACGCCGACCAGGGCACCATCCTCGCGTTGGTCGGGGCCGACGGCATCATGATCGGCACCGGTCTCATCGGCGCGCTGACCCAGGTCTACCAGTACCGGTTCATCTGGTGGGCGATCAGCACGGCCGCGATGCTGTACATCCTGTACGTGCTGTTCTTCGGGTTCACCGCGAAGGCAAACGAGATGCGCGAGGACGTCGCCTCGACGTTCATGATACTCCGGAACCTGACCATCATCCTCTGGTCGGCCTATCCGGTGGTGTGGCTCGTCGGGAGCGAGGGCGTCGGCGTCGTCCCCCTGAGCGTCGAGACGCTGCTGTTCATGATCCTCGACGTGAGCGCGAAGGTCGGGTTCGGCCTCCTGCTGCTCCGGAGTCGCGCCATCTTCGGCGACG
- the brz gene encoding transcriptional regulator Brz, producing the protein MPITEFQCPRCGSAVKMGLPRGSTVKSVTAAERPAAEDERWKARSLVCRNDHEFYVLFEW; encoded by the coding sequence GTGCCAATCACCGAGTTCCAGTGCCCGCGTTGCGGGTCGGCGGTGAAGATGGGGCTTCCGCGAGGGTCGACCGTGAAGTCCGTCACCGCGGCGGAGCGGCCGGCAGCCGAGGACGAGCGCTGGAAGGCGCGGTCGCTCGTCTGTCGGAACGACCACGAGTTCTACGTCCTGTTCGAGTGGTGA
- a CDS encoding Brp/Blh family beta-carotene 15,15'-dioxygenase, whose product MNTESRFGWTAPASTGGTPLTVSWAALAVLTVAFAALRVGDVRIPLRVQAGVYLLGMVAMNLPHGGYEHVSNLRRRALSFQGRYVAVYLALIGLFAGLFFLAPVAGLAVAVSVAVAKGGFGDVQAMRALYGTSHVRSRPQRWLAAAVRGGAVMAVPMVFWPGTFYAFSTVMVNIFDPGALSAMAGDFGTRRLLLGGGYGAALLAHLALGYRRSTGDGAFLADAAETLLLVAYFAVVPVVVAVGLYFPLWYSARQVARSAAVDDALEPAPTTGPLGALDADDPERVALASWGVLVAGSLATFGLAAALWTASPQPLGGAGLLVGLVAFWSIFISIVALPHVVVGAWLDRERGIWYVP is encoded by the coding sequence ATGAACACCGAATCCCGGTTCGGGTGGACGGCCCCGGCCTCGACGGGAGGGACGCCGCTGACCGTCTCGTGGGCGGCGCTGGCCGTGTTGACCGTCGCCTTCGCCGCCCTGCGGGTGGGCGACGTCCGGATTCCCCTGCGGGTGCAGGCTGGCGTCTACCTGCTGGGGATGGTGGCGATGAACCTCCCACACGGCGGGTACGAACACGTCTCGAACCTCCGTCGGCGGGCGCTCTCGTTCCAGGGCCGATACGTCGCCGTCTACCTGGCGCTGATCGGCCTCTTCGCCGGCCTGTTTTTCCTCGCACCGGTCGCGGGGCTGGCCGTCGCGGTGAGCGTCGCCGTGGCGAAAGGCGGGTTCGGCGACGTGCAGGCGATGCGGGCGCTGTACGGCACTTCGCACGTCCGCTCGCGACCACAGCGCTGGCTCGCCGCCGCCGTCCGCGGCGGCGCGGTGATGGCCGTCCCCATGGTGTTCTGGCCGGGGACGTTCTACGCGTTCAGCACGGTCATGGTGAACATCTTCGATCCCGGCGCCCTGTCGGCCATGGCCGGCGACTTCGGGACCCGCCGGCTCCTCCTCGGTGGCGGCTACGGCGCGGCGCTCCTGGCCCACCTCGCGCTCGGCTACCGCCGGTCGACCGGCGACGGGGCCTTCCTCGCCGACGCGGCCGAGACGCTCCTGCTCGTGGCGTACTTCGCGGTCGTCCCGGTCGTCGTCGCCGTCGGCCTCTACTTCCCCCTCTGGTACTCCGCCCGGCAGGTCGCCCGGAGCGCCGCCGTCGACGACGCGCTCGAGCCGGCTCCGACGACCGGTCCCCTCGGCGCCCTCGACGCCGACGACCCCGAGCGCGTCGCGCTGGCCTCTTGGGGCGTCCTCGTCGCCGGCAGCCTCGCGACCTTTGGCCTCGCGGCCGCGCTGTGGACGGCGTCGCCACAACCGCTCGGCGGCGCCGGCCTCCTCGTCGGCCTCGTCGCGTTCTGGAGTATCTTCATCAGCATCGTCGCCCTGCCACACGTCGTCGTCGGCGCGTGGCTGGACCGAGAGCGCGGCATCTGGTACGTGCCATGA
- a CDS encoding phytoene desaturase family protein, with the protein MIDDTPLADETVTVVGGGVAGLSAACYLADAGADVTVLEKNDRLGGVTNRLAVDGFTFDTGPSWYLMPETFDRFFGHFGREAADYYDLERLDPQYRVFFKDGDRIDVPAGRDRIRRVFESYEAGAGDVLDEYLAGARRTYEIGMDEFVYTDRSRLRDLVDPGIVRAAPALSHLGSMHDHVAAHFDEPKLQRLLEYTLVFLGSSPHDAPSLYNLMAYVDFEGGVYYPEGGMYALVEALVSLGRDLGVDYRTDAEVTALAPTDDGIRVAGPTTHRADRVVANANPAHVERDLLSPADRGRDPDYWDSRTYGPSALMLYLGVEGDVDPLEHHTLVLPTDWDDHFERIFDDPAWPEDPAYYLSVASRTDPDVAPEGHHAVVVLVPLAPGLDDDPDRVSAFRDAVLADLAAVTGVDLRDRIVVERSACVSEFADRYHTPGGTALGLAHTLDQTGPLRPSHHAPGVDGLYYAGAFTSPGVGLPMAVVSGEHAADAAARDASRSRDILPNLS; encoded by the coding sequence ATGATCGACGACACCCCCCTCGCCGACGAGACGGTCACCGTCGTCGGCGGCGGCGTCGCTGGCCTCTCCGCCGCCTGCTATCTCGCCGACGCCGGGGCCGACGTGACGGTCCTGGAGAAGAACGACCGCCTCGGCGGCGTCACCAACCGCCTCGCCGTCGACGGCTTCACCTTCGACACCGGGCCGTCCTGGTATCTGATGCCCGAGACGTTCGACCGCTTTTTCGGCCACTTCGGCCGCGAGGCCGCCGACTACTACGACCTCGAACGGCTCGACCCCCAGTACCGGGTGTTCTTCAAGGACGGCGACCGGATCGACGTGCCGGCCGGTCGGGACCGAATCCGGCGCGTCTTCGAGTCCTACGAGGCCGGCGCGGGCGACGTCCTCGACGAGTATCTCGCGGGCGCCCGGCGGACCTACGAGATCGGGATGGACGAGTTCGTCTACACCGACCGCTCGCGCCTCCGCGATCTGGTCGACCCCGGCATCGTCCGGGCGGCGCCGGCGCTTTCCCACCTCGGGTCGATGCACGACCACGTCGCGGCCCACTTCGACGAGCCGAAGCTCCAGCGCCTCCTCGAGTATACGCTCGTCTTCCTCGGCAGTTCGCCCCACGACGCGCCGTCGCTGTACAACCTGATGGCCTACGTCGACTTCGAGGGCGGCGTCTACTACCCCGAGGGTGGGATGTACGCCCTCGTCGAGGCGCTCGTCTCGCTCGGGCGGGACCTCGGCGTCGACTACCGGACCGACGCCGAGGTGACCGCCCTCGCCCCGACCGACGACGGGATCCGCGTCGCCGGCCCGACGACCCACCGCGCGGACCGCGTGGTCGCGAACGCCAACCCGGCCCACGTCGAGCGCGACCTGCTCTCGCCGGCCGACCGGGGACGGGACCCCGACTACTGGGACTCGCGGACCTACGGCCCGTCGGCGCTCATGCTCTATCTCGGCGTCGAGGGCGACGTCGACCCGCTCGAACACCACACGCTCGTCCTCCCGACCGACTGGGACGACCACTTCGAGCGCATCTTCGACGACCCCGCCTGGCCCGAGGACCCCGCCTACTACCTGTCGGTGGCGTCGCGGACCGACCCGGACGTGGCGCCCGAGGGCCACCACGCCGTCGTCGTCCTCGTTCCCCTCGCGCCCGGCCTCGACGACGACCCCGACCGCGTGTCGGCCTTCCGCGACGCCGTTCTCGCCGACCTCGCGGCCGTGACGGGCGTCGACCTCCGGGACCGTATCGTGGTCGAGCGCTCGGCCTGTGTCTCCGAGTTCGCCGACCGCTACCACACGCCGGGTGGCACCGCCCTCGGCCTCGCCCACACGCTCGACCAGACCGGGCCGCTCCGACCCTCGCATCACGCGCCGGGGGTCGACGGCCTCTACTACGCCGGCGCGTTCACGTCGCCGGGCGTCGGCCTCCCGATGGCCGTCGTCAGCGGCGAACACGCCGCCGACGCCGCCGCCCGCGACGCCAGCCGGTCGCGGGACATATTACCGAACCTCTCATGA
- a CDS encoding bacterio-opsin activator domain-containing protein translates to MSDTAQNTAMEPDLPTIDVLFVGDEPSEAPSADALDAAAERFEVTHIADFVDARERVDGTDVDCVVVTHHPDGFDGLAFLEAVRREHAELPVVLVPVAVDAETARRAVAANVTELVPAAEADTLDAVAEAVETNANVSADNPVRMPISDLTVEAQHRLKERALDEAPIGITISDATHPDDPLIYVNDSFEGMTGYPPEEILGANHRFLQGPETDPDRVAELAEGIANDQDTRVVLRNYTREGALFWNQVDVSPIFDEDGEVTHYVGFQMDVTERKAAQQQLETEREALDRLLERVNGLINDVTEALVRADCREEIERLVTERMGTDDEYAGAWLGRYDATDDRVTVVQRAGIDEGVLAESLDVTADTPDARTLRAVVEEQESRTVEEPTGSLEGIEGTCVLVPLTYRGTTYGVLGVLHDGELGDGRERVVLESLGRSVGTSINDVLTKRTITTDTVLKIGVDLADYDIFLVDLARTLDARFEHEATVIDDDQGVLTIVSTEHDDLDELFETAADHPDVLDMETLATSDERSVVQFRLSNSPLVDVLSEVGSRVTAMSADSTGLELEFRVGTERAASRVLDTLRERYDHVELTAYHEDEPDATPHRFREKLRSELTDRQLTALKKAYVSGYFEWPRRVEGTQLAESMDIVPSTYHQHLQAAKRKLVETFFEE, encoded by the coding sequence ATGAGTGACACGGCCCAGAACACCGCCATGGAACCGGACTTGCCGACGATCGATGTCCTGTTCGTCGGCGACGAACCGTCCGAAGCGCCGTCGGCCGACGCCCTCGACGCGGCCGCCGAGCGCTTCGAGGTGACTCACATCGCGGATTTCGTCGACGCGCGCGAGCGGGTCGACGGGACGGACGTCGACTGCGTCGTCGTGACCCACCACCCCGACGGCTTCGACGGCCTCGCCTTCCTCGAGGCCGTGCGCCGGGAACACGCCGAACTCCCCGTGGTGCTCGTGCCCGTCGCCGTCGACGCCGAGACGGCGCGCCGGGCGGTCGCGGCGAACGTGACCGAACTCGTGCCCGCGGCGGAGGCGGACACGCTCGATGCGGTCGCCGAGGCCGTCGAGACGAACGCCAACGTCTCGGCGGACAACCCCGTCCGGATGCCAATCTCCGATCTCACCGTCGAGGCACAGCACCGGTTGAAGGAGCGTGCGCTCGACGAGGCACCCATCGGGATCACCATCTCCGACGCGACCCACCCCGACGATCCGCTGATCTACGTGAACGACTCCTTCGAGGGGATGACCGGCTACCCGCCCGAGGAGATCCTCGGCGCCAACCACCGGTTCCTCCAGGGACCGGAGACCGACCCCGATCGGGTGGCGGAACTCGCGGAGGGCATCGCCAACGACCAGGACACGCGGGTCGTCCTCCGGAACTACACCCGCGAGGGGGCGCTGTTCTGGAACCAGGTCGACGTCAGCCCCATCTTCGACGAGGACGGCGAGGTGACCCACTACGTCGGCTTCCAGATGGACGTCACCGAGCGGAAGGCCGCCCAACAGCAACTGGAGACCGAACGCGAGGCGCTCGACCGACTGCTCGAACGGGTGAACGGCCTCATCAACGACGTGACGGAGGCGCTCGTGCGCGCCGACTGCCGGGAGGAGATCGAACGCCTCGTCACCGAGCGGATGGGGACGGACGACGAGTACGCGGGCGCGTGGCTCGGCCGCTACGACGCGACCGACGACCGGGTGACCGTCGTCCAGCGGGCGGGGATCGACGAGGGCGTCCTCGCGGAGTCGCTCGACGTGACCGCCGACACGCCCGACGCCCGCACCCTCCGGGCGGTCGTCGAGGAACAGGAGTCCCGGACCGTCGAGGAGCCGACCGGCTCCCTGGAAGGGATCGAGGGGACGTGCGTGCTCGTCCCCTTGACCTACCGCGGGACGACCTACGGCGTTCTGGGTGTCCTCCACGACGGGGAGTTGGGCGACGGGCGCGAGCGGGTCGTCCTCGAATCGCTCGGGCGGAGCGTCGGCACCTCGATCAACGACGTGTTGACCAAGCGGACGATCACCACCGACACCGTCCTCAAGATCGGGGTGGATCTCGCCGACTACGACATCTTCCTCGTCGACCTCGCCCGTACGCTCGACGCGCGGTTCGAACACGAGGCGACCGTCATCGACGACGATCAGGGCGTCCTCACCATCGTCAGCACCGAGCACGACGACCTCGACGAGTTGTTCGAGACGGCCGCCGACCACCCCGACGTCCTCGACATGGAGACGCTCGCGACGAGCGACGAGCGCAGCGTGGTGCAGTTCCGCCTCTCGAACTCGCCGCTCGTCGACGTCCTCTCGGAGGTGGGGAGCCGCGTGACCGCGATGAGCGCCGACTCGACGGGGCTGGAACTGGAGTTCCGCGTGGGCACCGAGCGGGCCGCGAGTCGCGTCCTCGATACGCTCCGGGAGCGATACGACCACGTCGAACTCACCGCCTACCACGAGGACGAACCCGACGCGACCCCCCACCGCTTCCGGGAGAAGCTCCGGAGCGAACTCACCGACCGCCAGCTGACGGCGCTGAAGAAAGCCTACGTCAGCGGCTACTTCGAGTGGCCCCGCCGCGTCGAGGGCACCCAGCTCGCCGAGTCGATGGACATCGTCCCCTCGACGTACCACCAGCACCTCCAGGCGGCGAAACGGAAGCTGGTCGAGACGTTCTTCGAGGAGTGA
- a CDS encoding SRPBCC family protein, translated as MFTVEKRIRIDAPPAAVFSFLDDPRNHVKVTPSLVDIEDIEALPGGGKRAGYRYTLAGIELVGQVEDVERSPNGRLVQRLSGAIDGTIRYELDDEDGTTDLRYEAEYELPDTVVDSLLAPIAKAYNEREAKATLENLKTFLEA; from the coding sequence ATGTTCACGGTGGAGAAACGGATCAGGATCGACGCCCCGCCCGCAGCGGTGTTCTCGTTTCTCGATGACCCGCGGAACCACGTGAAGGTCACGCCCAGCCTCGTCGACATCGAGGACATCGAGGCACTCCCCGGTGGCGGCAAGCGGGCGGGGTACCGCTACACGCTCGCCGGCATCGAACTCGTGGGGCAGGTCGAGGACGTGGAGCGGTCGCCGAACGGACGACTCGTCCAGCGCCTCTCGGGGGCCATCGACGGGACGATCAGGTACGAACTCGACGACGAGGACGGGACGACCGACCTCAGGTACGAGGCCGAGTACGAACTCCCCGACACGGTCGTCGATTCGCTGCTCGCGCCCATCGCCAAGGCGTACAACGAGCGGGAGGCGAAGGCGACGCTGGAGAACCTGAAGACGTTCCTCGAAGCCTGA
- a CDS encoding AAA family ATPase, which translates to MTTRLTLVDPEGAADGPAAGAVRFAPATRRRVGVDVGETVRVEGAAATAATVGEDAPDLSTGSVLAGAAVRRNADADAGTSVTVAPVDPVRARRVAVAPNAFSLEGDADALSRALAGRVLTTGDRIEADLFGGSVTVSLTVVDLDPAGPAVVTDGTTVAVRDPDDRQFPGDAVDPDPAAVGGLDDEQATLRRLVAAPRSASTGIRSPAGVLVHGPSGVGKTRLIRRVAAAADLSIHGIDPADCERRDPLAAALRAAADDAPAILHVPDLAAAAPNPDRAGRDRRRSRLGWLLDRVRELQDDLVVVGEATHADAVDPALRRGGRFDAELRVPVPDPDARREILAIHAATLDLAPDVDLAAVAARTHGYTGADLEAVLVDAATRAAAGADDGTADPRPTVTAAHVAAALDAVDPTTLREVTVERPSLTYRDVGGLAAAKREVIRTVEWPLRYPDLFERLAVDAPTGVLLYGPPGTGKTMLAKAVANSTDANFLAVDGPELMDRYVGESERGVREVFERARRVAPTVVFLDEVDSLAPARADADTGAAERVVSQLLTELDGLSPRGSVAVLAATNRPDAVDPALLRPGRIEKRVAVPRPDADARADILAIHLTDVPTRDVDVAAVARRATGYTGSDLAALVREAALLAMEDHLRADDRPDDAVDDVVVEGTHLERALAATEPSVDPD; encoded by the coding sequence ATGACGACCCGCCTCACGCTCGTCGATCCGGAGGGCGCGGCGGACGGCCCCGCGGCCGGCGCCGTCCGGTTCGCGCCGGCCACGCGCCGGCGCGTCGGCGTCGACGTCGGCGAGACGGTTCGCGTCGAGGGCGCCGCGGCGACGGCAGCGACCGTCGGCGAGGACGCCCCCGACCTGTCGACCGGGTCGGTCCTCGCCGGCGCGGCGGTCCGCCGGAACGCCGACGCCGACGCCGGAACGTCGGTCACCGTCGCGCCCGTCGATCCCGTCCGGGCACGCCGCGTCGCCGTCGCTCCGAACGCGTTCTCGCTCGAAGGCGACGCCGACGCGCTGTCGCGGGCACTCGCCGGCCGCGTCCTGACGACCGGGGACCGGATCGAGGCCGACCTGTTCGGCGGGAGCGTCACCGTCTCGCTGACCGTCGTCGACCTCGATCCCGCGGGGCCGGCCGTGGTGACCGACGGGACGACCGTCGCCGTGCGCGACCCCGACGACCGGCAGTTCCCGGGCGACGCGGTCGATCCCGACCCCGCGGCCGTCGGCGGCCTCGACGACGAACAGGCGACCCTCCGGCGTCTCGTCGCCGCGCCGCGTTCGGCGTCGACGGGGATCCGCTCGCCCGCGGGCGTCCTCGTCCACGGCCCCTCGGGCGTGGGGAAGACGCGGCTGATCCGGCGGGTCGCCGCCGCGGCCGACCTGTCGATCCACGGGATCGACCCTGCGGACTGCGAGCGCCGCGATCCGCTCGCGGCGGCGCTGCGTGCCGCCGCCGACGATGCGCCGGCGATCCTCCACGTCCCCGACCTCGCGGCCGCCGCGCCGAACCCGGACCGGGCGGGCCGCGACCGCCGCCGCTCGCGTCTCGGGTGGCTCCTCGACCGCGTCCGCGAACTGCAGGACGATCTGGTGGTGGTCGGGGAGGCCACCCACGCCGACGCGGTCGACCCCGCGCTCAGGCGCGGGGGGCGATTCGACGCCGAACTCCGGGTGCCGGTGCCCGATCCGGACGCGCGCCGGGAGATCCTAGCGATCCACGCCGCGACCCTCGACCTCGCCCCCGACGTCGACCTGGCGGCGGTCGCGGCCCGCACGCACGGCTACACGGGGGCCGACTTGGAGGCGGTCCTCGTCGACGCCGCGACCCGGGCCGCCGCCGGGGCCGACGACGGGACCGCGGACCCGCGCCCGACGGTGACGGCCGCCCACGTCGCCGCCGCCCTCGACGCCGTCGATCCGACGACGCTCCGCGAGGTGACCGTCGAGCGCCCGTCGCTCACCTACCGCGACGTCGGGGGGCTAGCGGCGGCGAAACGGGAGGTGATCCGCACCGTCGAATGGCCGCTTCGCTACCCGGACCTGTTCGAGCGCCTCGCCGTCGACGCCCCCACTGGCGTCCTGCTCTACGGGCCGCCGGGCACCGGGAAGACGATGCTGGCCAAGGCCGTCGCGAACTCGACGGACGCGAACTTCCTCGCGGTCGACGGGCCTGAGCTGATGGACCGCTACGTCGGCGAGAGCGAACGCGGCGTCCGGGAGGTGTTCGAGCGGGCCCGCCGGGTCGCGCCCACGGTCGTCTTCCTCGACGAGGTCGACTCCCTCGCGCCGGCCCGCGCCGACGCCGACACCGGGGCGGCCGAACGGGTCGTGTCGCAGTTGCTGACGGAACTCGACGGCCTCTCGCCGCGGGGGTCGGTTGCGGTGCTCGCGGCGACGAACCGCCCGGACGCGGTCGATCCGGCCCTCCTCCGACCCGGTCGCATCGAGAAGCGGGTCGCGGTCCCCCGGCCGGACGCCGATGCCCGCGCCGACATCCTCGCCATCCACCTCACCGACGTGCCCACCCGTGACGTCGACGTCGCGGCCGTCGCCCGGCGCGCGACCGGATACACGGGGAGCGACCTGGCGGCCCTCGTCCGCGAGGCGGCCCTGCTCGCCATGGAGGACCACCTCCGGGCGGACGACCGGCCCGACGACGCCGTCGACGACGTCGTCGTCGAGGGGACACACCTCGAACGGGCGCTCGCGGCCACGGAGCCCTCGGTCGACCCCGACTGA
- a CDS encoding bacteriorhodopsin, protein MFDTPVSPVAGAGWFAVGTAVMGLAALYVAVRGRGVEDPRARGVHVVAALVPAVACGAYLAMALGVGVAEVAVRGGTLRLHWARYADWLFTTPLLLIGLGLFVGADGETLFGAVAADVFMIVTGVAATLSGVPTYRYVWWGVSTVAFLCVLYFVVVALGREARDRDEATRSTFAALRVLIGASWTVYPVWWLVGTGLGLVSPTAEAAGFLLLDTVAKVGFGLLVLRSPALAGADADAPEGEAAPGTPAE, encoded by the coding sequence ATGTTCGACACGCCGGTGTCGCCCGTCGCGGGCGCGGGCTGGTTCGCCGTCGGCACGGCCGTGATGGGGCTCGCGGCGCTGTACGTCGCGGTCCGTGGACGCGGGGTCGAGGACCCGCGCGCGAGAGGCGTCCACGTCGTCGCGGCGCTCGTGCCGGCCGTCGCCTGTGGGGCGTACCTGGCCATGGCGCTCGGCGTCGGCGTGGCCGAGGTGGCGGTCCGGGGCGGCACCCTGCGCCTCCACTGGGCGCGGTACGCCGACTGGCTGTTCACCACGCCCTTGCTGTTGATCGGCCTCGGTCTGTTCGTCGGGGCGGACGGCGAGACGCTGTTCGGCGCCGTCGCGGCCGACGTGTTCATGATCGTGACGGGGGTGGCGGCCACGCTGTCCGGCGTCCCGACCTACCGGTACGTCTGGTGGGGAGTCAGCACCGTCGCCTTCCTCTGTGTGCTTTACTTCGTCGTCGTCGCCCTCGGGCGGGAGGCCCGCGACCGGGACGAGGCGACCCGGTCGACGTTCGCCGCGCTCCGGGTCCTGATCGGGGCGTCGTGGACGGTCTACCCCGTCTGGTGGCTCGTCGGCACCGGCCTCGGCCTGGTGTCGCCGACGGCCGAGGCGGCCGGGTTCCTCCTCCTCGACACCGTCGCGAAGGTCGGGTTCGGACTGCTCGTGCTCCGCAGTCCGGCGCTCGCGGGCGCAGACGCTGACGCGCCGGAGGGCGAGGCCGCACCCGGCACGCCGGCGGAGTGA